The following are encoded together in the Naumannella cuiyingiana genome:
- a CDS encoding methylated-DNA--[protein]-cysteine S-methyltransferase, whose protein sequence is MIDTNPPTTAPETGFGTLDTVGGGFGYLWRDEGGTPVVLASGWTTDPEELRALVHPSLRPGSVRPRNAAAVDDAVRAWGDGELTALDSVAVRQRSGPFLEQAWQVLRTVRGTVTYTEFAELSGNRAASRAAASACARNAAALFVPCHRVLRTDGSLGGFRYGLQVKSAVLDHESSYAAG, encoded by the coding sequence ATGATCGACACCAACCCCCCGACCACCGCACCCGAGACCGGTTTCGGCACCCTCGACACCGTCGGCGGCGGATTCGGCTATCTGTGGCGCGACGAGGGCGGTACGCCCGTCGTCCTGGCCAGCGGCTGGACCACCGATCCGGAGGAGCTGCGCGCGCTGGTGCACCCGAGCCTGCGCCCCGGGTCGGTACGCCCGCGCAATGCCGCGGCTGTCGACGACGCCGTGCGCGCGTGGGGCGACGGCGAGCTGACCGCCCTCGACTCGGTCGCCGTCCGGCAACGCTCCGGGCCGTTCCTGGAGCAGGCCTGGCAGGTGCTGCGGACGGTACGCGGCACGGTCACCTACACCGAGTTCGCCGAGCTGTCGGGCAATCGGGCCGCCTCGCGCGCCGCGGCGAGCGCCTGCGCGCGCAATGCCGCCGCACTGTTCGTGCCCTGTCACCGGGTGCTGCGCACCGACGGCAGCCTGGGCGGCTTCCGCTACGGGCTGCAGGTGAAGAGCGCCGTGCTCGATCACGAGTCCTCGTACGCGGCCGGGTGA
- a CDS encoding DUF5130 family protein, which translates to MSGFFSPMQVVPMETLPGWPPAQDPSALTFLLAFVGIPALLLSVLALLIWAPALGRAARGQTRGGREPLWLGSTSSPKALASDPRVGAAGGASQAPTRESLEVNAEGGVSFTPAEIDDLKQALHDADAQSGLDFSLFVGAPADQPRQFAEGLLSAQPDPATAVVVVVDPESRGIEIVTGEQATRQLDDADCALAAAGIQRAATDGALAGGIVDALNLLGNAAREIPSLHGSTEFHPEH; encoded by the coding sequence GTGAGCGGATTCTTCAGCCCCATGCAGGTCGTTCCGATGGAGACGCTGCCCGGTTGGCCGCCGGCGCAGGACCCGTCGGCCCTGACCTTCCTGCTGGCCTTCGTCGGTATTCCGGCCCTGCTGCTCTCGGTGCTGGCGCTGCTGATCTGGGCGCCGGCGCTCGGCCGTGCCGCGCGCGGGCAGACCCGCGGGGGCAGGGAACCGCTGTGGTTGGGCTCGACGTCGTCGCCGAAGGCGCTGGCGAGCGATCCGCGGGTCGGTGCCGCGGGCGGGGCGAGCCAGGCCCCGACGCGGGAATCGCTGGAGGTGAATGCCGAGGGCGGGGTCTCGTTCACTCCCGCCGAGATCGACGATCTCAAGCAGGCGCTGCATGATGCCGACGCCCAGTCCGGGCTGGACTTCTCGCTGTTCGTCGGTGCGCCCGCCGACCAGCCGCGGCAGTTCGCCGAAGGTCTGCTGAGCGCCCAGCCGGACCCGGCCACGGCCGTGGTCGTGGTGGTGGACCCGGAGTCGCGCGGTATCGAGATCGTCACCGGTGAGCAGGCGACGCGCCAGCTCGACGACGCCGATTGCGCGCTCGCCGCCGCCGGCATCCAGCGCGCGGCCACCGACGGCGCGTTGGCCGGCGGCATCGTGGATGCGCTGAATCTGCTCGGCAACGCTGCGCGCGAGATCCCCTCGCTGCACGGCTCCACGGAGTTCCACCCGGAGCACTGA
- the pyrR gene encoding bifunctional pyr operon transcriptional regulator/uracil phosphoribosyltransferase PyrR: MSVPPPSTEPASSARTVLDADEIARTVTRMAHEILEANHGAEQLVLLGIPTRGVPLAERIGAAIGQVESRAPRIGQLDITMYRDDLRNQPTRTVGRTRLPGDIDDATVLLVDDVLFSGRTVAAALDALKDIGRPRAVRLAVLVDRGHRQLPIRADHVGKNLPTATGERVHVRFAETDGSTEVAIERPGDGTGA, translated from the coding sequence TTGAGCGTGCCACCGCCGAGCACCGAGCCAGCCAGCTCCGCCCGCACCGTTCTCGATGCCGACGAGATCGCTCGCACGGTGACCCGCATGGCGCACGAGATCCTCGAGGCCAACCACGGCGCGGAGCAGCTCGTCCTGCTCGGCATCCCGACCCGCGGCGTACCGCTCGCGGAACGGATCGGCGCGGCCATCGGCCAGGTCGAGTCGCGCGCCCCGCGAATCGGCCAGCTCGACATCACCATGTACCGCGACGACCTGCGCAACCAACCGACCCGCACCGTCGGGCGGACCCGGCTGCCGGGCGACATCGACGACGCGACCGTGCTGCTGGTCGACGACGTGCTGTTCTCCGGCCGCACCGTCGCCGCGGCGCTGGACGCGCTGAAGGACATCGGCCGGCCGCGTGCGGTGCGCCTGGCAGTGCTCGTCGACCGCGGTCACCGGCAGTTGCCGATCCGCGCCGACCATGTCGGGAAGAACCTCCCGACCGCCACCGGCGAGCGGGTCCACGTCCGGTTCGCCGAGACCGACGGCAGCACCGAGGTCGCGATCGAGCGGCCCGGCGACGGGACGGGCGCATGA
- a CDS encoding hotdog domain-containing protein, which translates to MTDVALPAPGDPLPGLPGRLGITLAECGPRLTRASLTVTHDHVAPPIVAGQEPWSHAGAAFTLADTACGYGCLAAIRAAREQSTDADPGTPGPAGFTTMTTSGNHLAAAQVGDALEAFARPAHLGATTQVWEAEVRRGDRVIMLFRCTQLLLRPR; encoded by the coding sequence GTGACCGATGTCGCGCTCCCCGCGCCGGGCGACCCGCTGCCCGGGCTGCCCGGTCGGCTCGGCATCACCCTCGCGGAGTGCGGGCCGCGGCTGACCCGCGCGTCGCTGACCGTGACGCACGACCACGTCGCGCCCCCGATCGTCGCCGGGCAGGAGCCGTGGTCCCACGCCGGCGCGGCGTTCACTCTCGCCGACACCGCCTGCGGCTACGGCTGCCTGGCGGCAATCCGGGCCGCCCGTGAGCAGTCGACCGATGCCGATCCGGGTACGCCCGGGCCCGCCGGCTTCACCACGATGACCACCTCGGGCAACCATCTCGCCGCGGCGCAGGTCGGCGACGCGCTGGAAGCCTTCGCCCGGCCCGCGCATCTCGGCGCCACGACCCAGGTCTGGGAGGCGGAGGTACGCCGCGGCGACCGCGTGATCATGCTCTTCCGCTGTACCCAGTTGCTGCTCCGGCCCCGCTGA
- a CDS encoding AlkA N-terminal domain-containing protein → MTATAHQPAATGALPDADTCYRAVSGRDPRFDGWIYVGVTSTGIYCRPSCPALTPRRENCRWFAAAGAAQQAGFRACRRCHPDAVPGSPEWNLRGDVAARAMRLIADGVVDREGVSGLARRLGYSERQLHRMLVAETGASPVALARAQRAHAARLLIENTTLTMADIAFAAGFSSIRQFNDTIGEVFGATPTRLRAARRTPAAGSAGTLRLRLPVREPFDGAALLRFLGTRTVAGTESAQLADGPLRFARSVRLPHGPGVFELVVTPGATSPLEAIVGLAELRDLGPLVARLRRMCDLDADPVAIDGVLGAHPAFAPLVAAHPGLRIPGGPDPDELAVRALLGQQISLLGGVRAAERLVAEHGEDLPPELVRGAVTRLFPSMATLAAADPDAFAMPRSRGRALVGLAATLAAGEIDLGPAADRPAAYRALTALRGIGPWTAGYLMIRALGDPDVLLDSDLIIRRELDRRGVTDTDRLAPWRTYASLHLWNGAPS, encoded by the coding sequence ATGACAGCCACCGCACACCAGCCGGCCGCCACCGGGGCGCTGCCCGATGCGGACACCTGCTACCGCGCGGTCAGCGGACGCGACCCGCGCTTCGACGGGTGGATCTATGTCGGGGTCACCTCGACCGGCATCTACTGCCGCCCGTCCTGCCCGGCCCTCACGCCGCGCCGGGAGAACTGTCGCTGGTTCGCCGCCGCGGGTGCCGCGCAGCAGGCCGGCTTCCGGGCCTGCCGCCGCTGCCATCCCGACGCCGTGCCCGGATCACCCGAATGGAATCTGCGCGGCGACGTTGCCGCCCGGGCGATGCGGCTGATCGCCGACGGCGTCGTCGACCGCGAGGGGGTCAGCGGCCTGGCGCGCCGGCTCGGCTACAGCGAGCGGCAACTGCATCGGATGCTGGTCGCCGAGACCGGCGCCTCCCCCGTCGCGCTCGCCCGCGCCCAGCGCGCACACGCGGCCCGGCTGCTGATCGAGAACACCACCCTGACGATGGCCGACATCGCCTTCGCCGCCGGATTCAGCTCGATCCGGCAGTTCAACGACACGATCGGCGAGGTCTTCGGCGCCACCCCCACCCGGCTGCGCGCGGCGCGCCGGACCCCGGCCGCCGGCTCCGCCGGGACGCTGCGCCTGCGACTGCCGGTCCGCGAGCCGTTCGACGGCGCGGCGCTGCTGCGCTTCCTCGGCACCCGGACTGTCGCCGGTACCGAGTCCGCGCAGCTCGCCGACGGCCCCCTCCGCTTCGCGCGCAGCGTACGGTTGCCGCACGGTCCGGGCGTGTTCGAGCTGGTCGTCACCCCGGGCGCGACGTCACCGCTGGAGGCGATCGTCGGGCTCGCCGAGCTGCGCGATCTTGGTCCGCTGGTGGCACGGCTGCGGCGGATGTGCGATCTGGACGCCGATCCGGTCGCTATCGACGGCGTCCTCGGCGCGCACCCGGCGTTCGCCCCGCTGGTGGCCGCGCACCCCGGGCTGCGCATTCCGGGCGGCCCCGATCCGGACGAGCTCGCCGTCCGCGCTCTGCTCGGCCAACAGATCTCCCTGCTCGGCGGGGTACGCGCGGCCGAGCGGCTGGTCGCCGAGCACGGCGAGGACCTGCCCCCCGAACTGGTCCGGGGCGCGGTGACCCGGCTGTTCCCGTCGATGGCGACGCTCGCCGCGGCCGACCCTGACGCCTTCGCGATGCCCCGCAGCCGCGGGCGCGCCCTCGTCGGTCTCGCCGCCACCCTGGCTGCCGGGGAGATCGACCTCGGCCCGGCAGCCGACCGGCCCGCGGCGTACCGCGCGCTGACTGCGCTGCGCGGGATCGGCCCGTGGACCGCCGGCTATCTGATGATCCGCGCGCTCGGCGATCCCGACGTGCTGCTCGACTCCGACCTGATCATCCGCCGCGAACTCGACCGCCGCGGGGTCACCGACACCGACCGCCTCGCCCCCTGGCGTACCTATGCATCCCTGCACCTGTGGAACGGAGCACCATCATGA
- a CDS encoding MFS transporter: MQRFDSSPTTGDVPAGTSRREDVPAGTPRADRPVSPNAWWPPALALMAVGWGANQFTPMLLLYRADFGVATTQVQLAFAAYVFALVPGLLAGGPVSDRIGRRPVVLIGVACSLLSGLVLAGAGIADRPALVGVLIAGRLLQGFAAGAAFSAGAAWVAELSALAGDAAAAPRRSTIAMTAGFALGPLVAGLCAQWAPLPQVTAYLPHLVLCCAAILALVRMRVPARLGPVAPGATRPRRRVLSPHLRHRRFLLVIAPLAPWVFAAPSVSFGYLPGVIMDRLGDLALAWTAMLTAVVGVAGVAVQSVARRLAPRALLAVALGLATVGMLLGGGAAGLGSPGAVLVAGVVLGAAYGCCQVAGLGEVQRLAEPAHLASTTAAFQALSYLGLTAPLWLALAEAIAPPPVLLVVVAGLAALTMLIVLAAARQPASPEREPEAAP, from the coding sequence GTGCAGCGCTTCGATTCGTCTCCGACGACCGGAGACGTTCCCGCGGGAACGTCTCGGCGAGAGGACGTTCCCGCGGGAACGCCGCGCGCCGATCGGCCGGTCTCGCCGAATGCCTGGTGGCCGCCGGCGCTGGCGCTGATGGCGGTCGGCTGGGGCGCGAACCAGTTCACGCCGATGCTGTTGCTCTACCGCGCGGACTTCGGGGTCGCCACCACGCAGGTGCAGCTTGCGTTCGCGGCCTACGTCTTCGCCCTGGTCCCGGGCCTGCTCGCCGGCGGGCCCGTCTCGGACCGGATCGGTCGCCGCCCGGTCGTGCTGATCGGGGTCGCCTGCTCCCTGCTGTCCGGGCTGGTGCTCGCCGGGGCCGGGATCGCCGATCGTCCCGCGCTGGTCGGTGTGCTGATCGCGGGCCGGCTCCTGCAGGGCTTCGCCGCCGGCGCGGCCTTCAGTGCCGGCGCCGCCTGGGTCGCCGAGCTCAGCGCACTCGCCGGCGATGCCGCTGCCGCACCTCGCCGTTCCACGATCGCCATGACCGCCGGGTTCGCGCTGGGACCGCTGGTCGCGGGGCTGTGCGCGCAGTGGGCGCCGCTGCCTCAGGTCACCGCCTACCTCCCGCATCTGGTGCTGTGCTGCGCGGCCATCCTCGCGCTCGTCCGGATGCGCGTCCCGGCGCGTCTCGGCCCGGTCGCGCCAGGTGCCACCCGCCCCCGTCGGCGGGTGCTCAGCCCGCATCTGCGGCACCGGCGGTTCCTGCTGGTGATCGCGCCGCTCGCCCCGTGGGTGTTCGCCGCGCCGAGCGTGTCGTTCGGCTATCTGCCCGGCGTGATCATGGACCGGCTGGGCGACCTTGCCCTCGCCTGGACGGCGATGCTGACCGCGGTCGTCGGTGTCGCCGGCGTCGCCGTGCAATCGGTCGCCCGCCGGCTCGCGCCGCGGGCCCTGCTGGCGGTGGCTCTCGGGCTCGCGACGGTCGGGATGCTGCTCGGCGGGGGCGCGGCGGGGCTCGGTTCGCCGGGAGCGGTGCTGGTCGCCGGGGTGGTGCTCGGAGCGGCCTACGGTTGCTGTCAGGTCGCGGGGCTCGGTGAGGTGCAGCGGCTGGCCGAGCCGGCTCATCTCGCCTCGACCACCGCCGCGTTCCAGGCGCTGTCCTATCTCGGGTTGACCGCGCCGCTGTGGCTCGCGCTCGCCGAGGCCATCGCGCCGCCGCCGGTGCTGCTGGTGGTGGTCGCCGGTCTGGCCGCGCTGACCATGCTGATCGTGCTCGCCGCCGCGCGGCAGCCGGCGTCGCCGGAGCGCGAGCCGGAGGCTGCGCCGTGA
- a CDS encoding sugar-binding domain-containing protein translates to MTPASSTSVRRPAGPRPEYPRPQFRRERWLSLNGTWRFQRDPSDSGLERGLLGADFAETIVVPFAPESELSGIGDPDFCEAVWYAREIAVPDEWPADGRVLLHCQAIDHDATVWLDGREVGRHRGGHTSFTLDLTDALAGRRTGTLTIRARDSRDAPQPRGKQSTHYANSGCHYTRTTGIWQPVWLEWVPASHLARPRITPDVARGEFELDVPVRHGRRGMTVRALLLDEPAAPAAASPIDADEAPADASMTPRLRLRVPADRVRLWEPGAPHLYGVRFELRGPDGALVDALDSYAGLRSIAIDGQRVLINGRPVFQRLVLDQGYWPDGLMTAPSEAALVADIELGLAAGFNGARVHQKIAEERYLYHADRLGYLVWGEFADWGASGAGPAGDNQRPTPTWIAQWVEAVERDYSHPSIVGWCPLNETHQFIHDRFTVLDDVTTALFLATKGIDRTRPVIDASGYSHRVAATDVWDSHDYSQDPEVFADRMAGLERGEPFANTGANSGEARPGAPDYSLPYADQPYFCSEFGGIWWVPPHLRGDGDDGWGYGDRVADEEEWYARAAGLTRVLDQNPLMFGYCWTQLTDVFGEQNGIYRFDRSAKLDPDRVRAIFDHPAAYEDS, encoded by the coding sequence GTGACGCCCGCATCATCGACCTCCGTCCGACGGCCGGCCGGCCCGCGCCCGGAGTACCCGCGCCCGCAATTTCGCCGCGAGCGCTGGCTCAGCCTGAACGGGACCTGGCGCTTCCAGCGCGACCCGTCGGATTCCGGCCTGGAGCGCGGCCTGCTCGGTGCGGACTTCGCCGAGACCATCGTCGTCCCGTTCGCGCCGGAGTCGGAACTGTCCGGGATCGGCGACCCCGACTTCTGCGAAGCGGTCTGGTACGCCCGCGAGATCGCCGTTCCGGACGAGTGGCCGGCGGACGGGCGCGTGCTGCTGCACTGCCAGGCGATCGATCATGACGCGACCGTGTGGCTCGACGGGCGCGAGGTCGGGCGGCACCGCGGCGGTCACACCTCCTTCACCCTTGACCTCACCGACGCGCTGGCCGGCCGGCGTACCGGCACGCTGACGATCCGCGCCCGCGACAGTCGCGACGCTCCGCAACCCCGGGGCAAGCAGTCCACCCACTACGCCAACTCCGGCTGCCACTACACCCGCACCACCGGGATCTGGCAGCCGGTCTGGTTGGAGTGGGTGCCGGCGAGCCATCTGGCGCGGCCGCGGATCACCCCGGACGTCGCGCGCGGCGAGTTCGAGCTGGACGTTCCGGTACGCCACGGTCGGCGCGGGATGACCGTGCGGGCGCTGCTGCTGGACGAACCGGCGGCGCCCGCCGCCGCGAGCCCGATCGACGCGGACGAGGCCCCGGCCGATGCGTCGATGACGCCGCGGCTGCGGCTGCGCGTACCGGCCGACCGGGTTCGTCTCTGGGAGCCCGGCGCGCCCCACCTCTACGGCGTGCGGTTCGAATTGCGCGGCCCGGACGGTGCGCTGGTCGACGCCCTCGATTCGTACGCCGGCCTGCGGTCCATCGCGATCGACGGGCAACGGGTGTTGATCAACGGCCGCCCGGTGTTCCAGCGGCTGGTGCTCGACCAGGGGTACTGGCCCGACGGCCTGATGACCGCCCCGAGCGAGGCGGCGCTGGTCGCCGACATCGAGCTCGGCCTGGCCGCGGGGTTCAACGGGGCCCGCGTGCACCAGAAGATCGCCGAGGAACGCTACCTCTACCACGCCGATCGGCTCGGTTACCTGGTCTGGGGCGAGTTCGCCGACTGGGGCGCGAGCGGCGCGGGACCGGCGGGGGACAACCAGCGCCCGACGCCGACCTGGATCGCGCAGTGGGTCGAGGCCGTCGAGCGCGACTATTCCCACCCGAGCATCGTCGGGTGGTGCCCACTGAACGAGACCCACCAGTTCATCCATGATCGATTCACCGTGCTGGACGATGTCACGACCGCGCTCTTCCTTGCCACCAAGGGAATCGACCGCACCCGCCCGGTGATCGACGCCTCCGGCTACAGCCACCGGGTCGCCGCGACCGATGTCTGGGACAGCCACGACTACAGCCAGGATCCGGAGGTGTTCGCCGACCGGATGGCCGGGCTGGAACGTGGCGAACCGTTCGCCAACACGGGCGCGAACAGCGGTGAGGCCCGGCCGGGCGCCCCGGACTACTCGCTGCCGTACGCCGATCAGCCCTACTTCTGCAGCGAGTTCGGGGGGATCTGGTGGGTCCCGCCGCACCTGCGTGGCGACGGCGACGACGGCTGGGGCTACGGGGATCGGGTCGCCGACGAGGAGGAGTGGTACGCCCGCGCTGCCGGCCTGACCCGCGTTCTTGATCAGAATCCGCTGATGTTCGGCTATTGCTGGACCCAGCTCACCGACGTCTTCGGCGAGCAGAACGGAATCTACCGCTTCGATCGCTCCGCCAAGCTGGATCCCGATCGCGTGCGCGCGATCTTCGATCACCCGGCCGCGTACGAGGACTCGTGA
- a CDS encoding aspartate carbamoyltransferase catalytic subunit codes for MKNLLSAADLSVAEIDSVLDLAEEMAEVQSRPIKKLPALRGRTVVNLFFEDSTRTRSSFELAGKWLSADVINVSAKGSSVSKGESLRDTVLTIAAMGVDAMVIRHPASGAPAQAAAWTGIPVINAGDGTHEHPTQALLDAYAIRNHLRRGNHDDLAGARIAIVGDITHSRVARSNVALLRTLGAQVIMVAPPTLLPSGVDTWGVEISNDLDAVIDSVDIAMMLRVQRERMSGGYFPTPREYTVGYGLTRERLAAMKPGAAICHPGPMNRGLEISADAADAASSLILDQVAAGVAVRMSVLYHLLGGEEETT; via the coding sequence ATGAAGAATCTGCTGTCCGCGGCCGACCTGAGCGTCGCCGAGATCGACTCCGTGCTCGATCTCGCCGAGGAGATGGCCGAGGTCCAGTCGCGGCCGATCAAGAAGCTGCCCGCGCTGCGCGGGCGTACCGTCGTCAATCTGTTCTTCGAGGACTCCACCCGCACGCGGTCCTCCTTCGAGCTGGCCGGCAAGTGGCTGTCGGCCGACGTGATCAACGTGTCCGCGAAGGGGTCCAGCGTCTCCAAGGGCGAGTCGCTGCGTGACACCGTGCTGACCATCGCGGCGATGGGGGTGGACGCGATGGTGATCAGGCACCCGGCCTCCGGCGCGCCGGCCCAGGCCGCGGCGTGGACCGGAATCCCGGTGATCAATGCCGGAGACGGTACGCACGAACATCCGACCCAGGCGCTGCTGGATGCCTACGCCATCCGCAATCACCTGCGCCGCGGGAATCACGACGATCTTGCCGGGGCCCGGATCGCGATCGTCGGCGACATCACCCATTCCCGGGTCGCCCGGTCGAATGTCGCGCTGCTGCGCACGCTGGGTGCGCAGGTGATCATGGTGGCGCCGCCGACGCTGCTGCCGTCGGGCGTCGACACCTGGGGGGTCGAGATCAGCAACGACCTCGATGCCGTGATCGACTCGGTCGACATCGCGATGATGCTCCGGGTGCAGCGCGAGCGAATGTCGGGCGGCTACTTCCCCACACCGCGGGAGTACACGGTCGGCTACGGCCTGACCCGCGAGCGGTTGGCCGCGATGAAGCCCGGCGCCGCCATCTGCCATCCCGGCCCGATGAACCGCGGGCTGGAGATCAGCGCAGATGCCGCAGACGCCGCGTCGTCGCTGATCCTGGACCAGGTCGCGGCGGGGGTCGCGGTCCGGATGAGTGTGCTGTACCACCTGCTGGGTGGCGAGGAGGAGACGACGTGA
- a CDS encoding GlxA family transcriptional regulator, producing the protein MMTVAPDVPRSHVVAVALVEAPTMLSLAAPCDTFGAAPPPGAASWYDFRVCGGDSVPLGPWGRLDPTDPPETLDIADTIVVPGVGGARFRDLDPLVDALRAAHARGARVISICTGAFVLARAGLLDGRRATTHWHYARRLAELAPTAVIEPDRIHVDDGDVLTSAGNAAGLDLCLYVLQRDHGAAVANAVARRLVMAPHRDGGQAQFVAHRPGRDRPDDLAALCDWAIARLDQPLRVADLAARAGLSTRQLGRRFRAATGHGTLDWLAQARVRRAQELLETTGDTVEVIAARTGHGSAANLRRHFRDIVGVAPDAYRRTFRHGA; encoded by the coding sequence ATGATGACGGTCGCGCCCGACGTCCCACGCTCCCATGTCGTGGCGGTCGCGCTCGTCGAGGCGCCGACCATGCTGTCCCTCGCCGCACCCTGCGACACGTTCGGCGCCGCGCCGCCGCCGGGCGCGGCGAGCTGGTACGACTTCCGGGTCTGCGGCGGCGACTCCGTGCCGCTCGGTCCCTGGGGACGGCTCGACCCGACGGATCCGCCGGAGACGCTCGACATCGCCGACACGATCGTCGTTCCCGGCGTGGGCGGCGCGCGATTCCGCGATCTCGATCCCCTGGTCGACGCCCTCCGGGCGGCCCACGCCCGCGGCGCCCGGGTGATCTCGATCTGCACCGGGGCGTTCGTGCTGGCGCGCGCCGGCCTGCTGGACGGCCGCCGCGCAACGACGCACTGGCATTACGCGCGCCGGTTGGCCGAGCTCGCGCCGACGGCCGTCATCGAGCCCGACCGGATCCACGTCGACGACGGCGACGTGCTGACCTCGGCCGGCAACGCGGCTGGCCTTGACCTGTGCCTGTACGTCCTGCAACGCGATCACGGGGCCGCCGTTGCCAACGCCGTCGCCCGCCGGCTGGTGATGGCGCCGCACCGCGACGGCGGCCAGGCCCAGTTCGTCGCGCACCGGCCCGGGCGGGATCGGCCCGACGACCTCGCCGCGCTCTGCGACTGGGCCATCGCGCGGCTCGACCAGCCGCTGCGGGTGGCCGATCTGGCCGCGCGGGCCGGGCTCAGCACCCGCCAGCTCGGCCGGCGCTTCCGCGCCGCGACCGGACACGGCACACTGGACTGGCTGGCGCAGGCGCGGGTACGCCGGGCCCAGGAACTGCTGGAGACCACGGGCGACACCGTCGAGGTGATCGCGGCGCGCACCGGCCACGGCTCCGCGGCGAACCTGCGCCGCCACTTCCGCGACATCGTCGGCGTCGCCCCCGACGCGTACCGGCGTACCTTCCGGCACGGGGCCTGA